In the Leptospira sp. WS4.C2 genome, one interval contains:
- a CDS encoding chemotaxis protein CheX: MQIKADFINPFLEAATIVFRDVLQQDLIRGKIGIKDSPAPSHEIAIVIGVVGSFSGEVVYSMNYDAAYKMSRKLVPGLSDEDVKNEYKDILGEIANMTTGNAMNIFTSAGQSVEITTPNIQESQSTSVRFNKKPTLSINLYSKFGRIEVNVAIA; this comes from the coding sequence ATGCAAATTAAAGCCGACTTCATCAACCCATTCCTGGAAGCAGCCACCATCGTATTTCGCGATGTGTTACAACAGGATCTCATCCGAGGCAAAATCGGAATCAAAGACTCACCCGCACCGAGTCACGAAATTGCAATCGTCATTGGTGTGGTCGGTTCTTTCAGTGGGGAAGTGGTTTATAGTATGAATTACGATGCCGCTTACAAAATGTCTCGAAAACTCGTTCCGGGTCTTTCGGACGAAGATGTAAAAAATGAATACAAAGACATCCTCGGTGAGATTGCCAACATGACTACAGGAAATGCGATGAATATTTTTACATCAGCTGGTCAATCTGTCGAGATCACAACACCAAACATCCAAGAATCACAAAGTACTTCCGTTCGGTTTAACAAAAAGCCAACACTTTCCATCAACTTATATTCTAAGTTTGGACGTATTGAAGTCAATGTGGCGATAGCCTAA
- a CDS encoding tol-pal system YbgF family protein, whose product MNGNPLTLTSRFLVLISKPGFLVIVLFPLLSIGRFFPLHAQSSELFLPFPETWNKDSVNSGIEPTSSNPTNSNVSAKPNTNSNSSVSSNSQSMPSTSTETNGETPGSSLASNNQTSVTTKLKPVEKKKKKKEVVDPSQASFQKGKAYLTRDQKKSAESEFADSYGKEGEAAKFSRVENTNLFGLDGKDKESNGLVEKQEDPDLKIKTQFELARSLDRIGNPDAEEKAYKEYLKLVTEFPKHPELTPRSHYAVAILLIRKKEFRSAAHQLVSILKNFKESAEFLPAHYYLGKIYESSWEERDLERSLKYYQLYMNGMEGKTTVPGYDFRKETRERLRVLGYSI is encoded by the coding sequence ATGAATGGTAACCCTTTGACTCTTACTTCTAGGTTTCTAGTTTTGATCTCTAAGCCCGGTTTCCTTGTGATCGTTTTATTTCCTCTTTTGAGTATAGGTCGATTTTTTCCACTCCATGCACAATCGAGTGAATTGTTTTTGCCTTTTCCGGAAACTTGGAACAAAGATTCAGTTAATTCGGGAATCGAACCCACTTCCAGTAATCCCACCAATTCGAATGTAAGTGCTAAACCAAACACAAATTCTAACTCCAGTGTCAGTTCTAATTCCCAATCTATGCCATCTACATCTACAGAAACAAATGGGGAAACTCCCGGCTCTTCTCTTGCCTCAAACAACCAAACGTCCGTTACAACAAAATTAAAACCGGTAGAGAAAAAGAAAAAAAAGAAGGAAGTGGTCGATCCGTCACAAGCTTCTTTCCAAAAGGGAAAAGCCTATTTAACTAGAGACCAAAAGAAATCCGCCGAATCTGAGTTTGCTGATTCCTATGGTAAGGAAGGAGAAGCAGCAAAGTTTTCCCGAGTGGAAAACACAAACCTCTTTGGTCTGGATGGAAAGGATAAAGAATCCAATGGTCTTGTGGAAAAACAAGAAGACCCAGATCTCAAAATCAAAACCCAGTTCGAACTAGCAAGGTCCCTGGATCGTATTGGAAATCCAGATGCAGAAGAAAAGGCCTATAAAGAATATCTAAAACTAGTGACTGAGTTTCCAAAACACCCGGAACTCACACCTAGATCGCATTATGCGGTTGCCATACTTCTCATTCGTAAAAAAGAATTTCGTTCGGCGGCACACCAATTGGTGAGTATTTTAAAGAATTTTAAAGAATCTGCGGAGTTCCTTCCGGCACATTATTATTTAGGGAAAATTTACGAAAGTAGTTGGGAGGAAAGGGATTTGGAACGTTCCTTAAAATACTACCAACTCTATATGAATGGAATGGAAGGAAAAACTACTGTGCCTGGTTATGATTTTAGAAAAGAAACCCGCGAGAGGCTGCGGGTTTTAGGTTATTCGATTTAA
- a CDS encoding OmpA family protein, whose amino-acid sequence MARILIIILLLFGNGLTSSQSVKNGIQVLEGDLLNTGHLLRTDKQVFRISGGVLQEELAYLAGKKVRMLCDVQAETCSPIRYEMEPFESGKTPDWTLKKIPRYVTQGLFSFNPQCTPDGKNLFWTALVREGGRSTQKIWAAKRDQYGFWMQGEQLPTPLNNRFPSAVISALPGGNELFVFGNFGEEEMLDNLKREMMYKSQIASREAQNPKEFHIVLAKLETEYKERSEKIQNRAPLYKTHKTESGWSMPSPINFPSFYNWYRKADNPNQQVFGGSALASSGRTLIYSAQQKKNFGKLDLYVSLQNDVGVFEEGINLGNTLNTTEEEMAPFLGPDDKTLYFSSSGRKEGISIFISRRLNDSWTSWSEPQELSSNLRGVNFFSIPAVGNWAYMSREGELYMAAIPHHFQPDPVVVIKGKVVDEEGKPLSAFVQYESLTRKKSIGSTVSDPATGEFSIILPYDENYGFYGEKEGYLPVSQNLNLVGKEKEDKEKTVLLVLPKLKKGNQIVMNNLFFAFRSSELTKESEPELDRLAGILRKSANLKILIEGHTDNVGTKAANQKLSLERANSVANYLKSKHKIEESRIAIVGHGPQLPIADNLTEEGRGTNRRVVFKISEE is encoded by the coding sequence ATGGCACGGATTCTCATCATCATTCTCCTCCTTTTCGGGAACGGGCTCACAAGCTCGCAAAGTGTTAAAAATGGAATCCAGGTTTTGGAGGGGGACCTCCTAAATACAGGCCATCTCCTCCGCACAGACAAACAGGTTTTTCGCATTAGCGGGGGTGTTTTACAGGAAGAGTTGGCTTATTTGGCAGGGAAAAAGGTACGGATGTTATGCGATGTGCAAGCAGAGACCTGTAGCCCTATTCGTTACGAGATGGAACCTTTCGAGTCTGGTAAAACTCCAGATTGGACTTTAAAAAAAATACCCCGTTACGTAACCCAAGGCCTATTTTCTTTTAACCCGCAGTGTACACCGGATGGAAAAAATTTATTTTGGACTGCCCTTGTTCGCGAAGGGGGAAGATCCACTCAAAAAATTTGGGCAGCCAAACGAGACCAATACGGTTTTTGGATGCAAGGAGAACAACTTCCGACACCTCTCAACAATCGATTTCCTTCTGCTGTGATTTCGGCTCTACCCGGTGGGAATGAATTATTTGTATTCGGTAATTTTGGTGAAGAAGAGATGTTGGATAACCTGAAACGGGAGATGATGTATAAATCACAAATTGCATCCAGGGAAGCTCAGAATCCAAAAGAGTTTCATATTGTCCTGGCTAAGTTAGAAACTGAATATAAAGAACGATCAGAAAAAATTCAAAACCGCGCTCCCTTATACAAAACTCATAAAACAGAATCGGGTTGGTCAATGCCTTCACCAATTAATTTCCCTAGTTTTTATAATTGGTATAGAAAAGCAGACAATCCCAACCAACAGGTATTTGGTGGGTCGGCTTTGGCATCCAGTGGTCGCACACTGATTTATTCTGCCCAACAAAAGAAAAACTTTGGTAAGTTAGATTTATATGTAAGTTTACAAAATGATGTTGGTGTTTTTGAAGAAGGAATCAATTTAGGAAACACTTTGAATACAACTGAAGAGGAGATGGCACCTTTTCTTGGTCCAGACGACAAAACATTATACTTCTCTTCGTCTGGAAGAAAGGAAGGGATCTCCATCTTTATTTCTAGAAGATTAAATGATTCTTGGACATCTTGGTCAGAACCACAAGAGTTATCTTCCAACCTAAGAGGTGTTAATTTTTTTAGCATTCCTGCAGTTGGAAACTGGGCTTATATGTCCAGGGAAGGGGAACTGTATATGGCCGCCATCCCTCACCACTTCCAACCAGACCCTGTGGTTGTGATTAAAGGGAAAGTCGTGGATGAAGAAGGAAAACCACTTTCGGCATTTGTTCAGTATGAATCTCTAACCAGAAAAAAATCTATTGGTTCGACAGTGAGTGATCCAGCGACTGGTGAGTTTAGTATCATCCTCCCCTATGATGAGAATTACGGTTTTTATGGAGAAAAGGAAGGATATCTTCCCGTTTCACAAAACCTGAATTTGGTGGGAAAAGAAAAAGAAGACAAAGAAAAAACTGTCCTACTTGTCCTTCCCAAATTAAAAAAGGGGAATCAAATTGTGATGAACAATTTGTTCTTTGCTTTTCGATCCTCTGAGCTAACCAAGGAATCGGAGCCGGAACTAGACAGATTGGCAGGAATTCTTCGAAAATCGGCCAATTTAAAGATCCTAATCGAAGGCCATACGGATAATGTAGGAACAAAAGCTGCCAACCAAAAGTTATCACTCGAAAGAGCAAATTCGGTTGCTAATTATTTGAAGTCTAAACATAAAATAGAAGAATCACGAATTGCGATCGTAGGCCATGGCCCTCAATTGCCAATTGCGGACAATTTGACCGAAGAAGGTCGTGGGACAAACCGAAGGGTAGTCTTTAAAATTTCGGAAGAGTAA
- a CDS encoding ATP-binding cassette domain-containing protein — MIQASGITVSFGKKPLFENVSIKFKPECRYGLIGANGSGKSTFMKVLAGILQPSAGSVVLDKDIKVGYLKQDHYEYENETVLGTVLRGNPELWSVMSEREAIYAKEDMTDEDGMRISEIEEIFADMGGYEAESVAGELLEGLGIPTSAHSRPLNFLTGGFKLRVLLAQVLFLKPDVLLLDEPTNHLDIKTIHWLEELLINYEGVVIVISHDRHFINSVATHIADLDYNTIRVFPGNYDDFMIAAEQSREQLMSDSKRAKEKIADLQEFVSRFSANASKSKQATSRQKMIEKIKGEMVDVKPSSRVAPYIRFKAKRTLGKDVFEAINISKAYDGKPVIKEFNTSITKGEKVGIVGTNGVGKTTLLKMLLKKIDPDSGQVKWGDSVETSFFPQDHREAMEPDADTLVEWLLRNSPAGTEVQEIRAILGRMLFSGDMANKSTTVLSGGEKSRMIIGKMILAGDNVIALDEPTNHLDLETIEALNYALSLFDGTVILVSHDREFISSLCTRIIEVTPEGIKDFKGNYEEFLEREGNDFYKRLTGGAILAT, encoded by the coding sequence ATGATCCAAGCTAGCGGCATTACAGTCTCCTTCGGGAAAAAACCTCTTTTCGAAAACGTCTCCATTAAATTCAAACCGGAATGCCGTTACGGTCTGATCGGAGCCAACGGTTCTGGAAAATCGACCTTTATGAAGGTTTTAGCCGGTATTTTACAGCCTTCTGCTGGTTCTGTCGTCCTCGACAAGGACATTAAAGTCGGATATTTGAAGCAGGACCACTATGAATACGAAAATGAAACGGTTCTTGGCACAGTTCTACGGGGAAATCCTGAACTTTGGAGTGTCATGTCGGAACGAGAGGCCATCTACGCCAAAGAAGACATGACCGATGAAGACGGAATGCGAATCTCCGAAATAGAAGAAATATTCGCTGATATGGGTGGGTATGAAGCCGAATCCGTCGCAGGCGAACTTCTGGAAGGTCTAGGGATCCCTACCTCGGCCCATAGCCGACCATTGAATTTTCTTACCGGCGGTTTCAAACTCCGCGTACTTTTAGCCCAAGTTTTATTTTTAAAACCCGATGTCCTCCTTTTGGACGAACCAACGAACCACTTGGATATCAAAACCATCCATTGGCTAGAAGAACTCCTCATCAATTATGAAGGTGTGGTCATCGTGATTTCCCACGACCGTCACTTCATCAACTCCGTTGCCACTCATATTGCCGATTTGGATTACAATACCATCAGAGTATTTCCTGGAAACTATGACGACTTTATGATTGCTGCAGAACAATCCCGTGAGCAGTTAATGAGTGATAGCAAACGGGCAAAAGAAAAAATTGCCGACTTACAAGAGTTTGTTTCTAGATTCTCTGCCAACGCAAGTAAATCAAAACAAGCCACTTCACGCCAAAAGATGATCGAAAAAATAAAAGGAGAAATGGTGGATGTAAAACCATCTTCTCGTGTGGCACCTTACATTCGTTTCAAAGCAAAAAGAACATTAGGAAAGGATGTGTTTGAGGCCATTAACATTTCGAAGGCCTATGATGGAAAACCTGTCATCAAAGAATTCAATACCTCCATCACCAAAGGGGAAAAGGTAGGAATTGTGGGAACCAACGGCGTTGGTAAAACCACCCTTCTTAAAATGTTGCTTAAAAAAATAGATCCAGATTCAGGTCAGGTGAAATGGGGAGATTCCGTAGAAACTTCCTTCTTTCCACAAGACCACCGTGAGGCGATGGAACCGGATGCAGACACTCTTGTGGAATGGTTGTTACGTAACTCACCTGCGGGAACAGAAGTGCAAGAAATCCGTGCCATCCTTGGTCGAATGCTTTTTTCTGGGGACATGGCAAACAAATCCACAACGGTTCTTTCTGGTGGAGAAAAATCACGAATGATCATTGGTAAAATGATCCTTGCCGGAGACAATGTCATCGCACTGGATGAACCAACCAACCACTTGGATTTAGAAACGATTGAAGCCCTAAACTACGCTTTATCTTTGTTTGACGGAACCGTAATTCTTGTTTCTCACGATAGGGAGTTTATCTCATCTCTTTGTACAAGAATTATAGAAGTCACTCCAGAAGGAATCAAAGACTTCAAAGGAAATTACGAAGAATTTTTAGAAAGGGAAGGAAACGACTTCTACAAACGTCTCACTGGTGGTGCGATACTCGCTACTTAA
- the rdgB gene encoding RdgB/HAM1 family non-canonical purine NTP pyrophosphatase has translation MTKKTLAFASGSTHKWKEMQMLLAPYGYEVVLPKDLGISFSPEETETTFAGNSFIKSKELFRLTGLPSFADDSGISVPALGGEPGVFSARFGGPGLSDKERAAFLLKKLGTNKDRRAYYSCVVSYVDKNEEVSFDGRVDGQIAEDYDEEGKFGFGYDPIFIYPPLGKRFSQIPESEKNNVSHRKKAMELFLDWLQNHK, from the coding sequence CTGACAAAGAAAACTTTAGCATTTGCTTCCGGGAGTACACACAAATGGAAGGAAATGCAGATGTTACTTGCACCTTATGGTTATGAGGTTGTCCTTCCTAAAGATTTAGGAATTTCTTTCTCACCGGAAGAGACAGAGACTACCTTCGCTGGAAATTCCTTTATCAAATCAAAAGAGCTTTTTCGACTAACAGGTCTTCCGTCTTTTGCTGATGATTCTGGAATTTCGGTTCCAGCACTTGGTGGAGAACCAGGTGTTTTTTCCGCTCGCTTCGGTGGTCCAGGCCTCAGTGATAAAGAACGTGCGGCCTTCCTTTTAAAAAAGTTGGGTACAAATAAAGATCGTAGAGCATACTATAGTTGCGTTGTGAGTTATGTGGATAAAAATGAAGAAGTATCCTTTGACGGAAGGGTAGACGGACAAATAGCCGAAGATTACGACGAAGAGGGAAAGTTTGGATTTGGTTATGATCCCATTTTTATTTATCCTCCCTTGGGAAAAAGGTTTTCTCAAATTCCGGAATCTGAAAAAAATAATGTATCCCACCGTAAAAAAGCAATGGAACTTTTTTTGGATTGGTTGCAGAATCACAAATAA
- a CDS encoding STAS domain-containing protein, with amino-acid sequence MDVQVKDDIRIIKFSGAILKVDSDEIEKELSKLTQSSVRKIILDLTKVHHICSTALGIFVATKRKLKPMNGDIKVIVVDEDLIQLFEITMLDKVFEIFPDLSAAMEGFQLDEEDSH; translated from the coding sequence ATGGATGTTCAAGTCAAGGATGACATAAGGATAATTAAATTTTCTGGGGCCATCCTCAAGGTTGATTCCGATGAGATTGAAAAAGAACTTTCAAAACTCACGCAAAGTTCTGTTCGGAAAATTATTTTGGATCTAACAAAAGTTCATCATATCTGTTCCACTGCGCTTGGAATTTTTGTGGCCACAAAACGCAAGTTAAAGCCAATGAACGGTGACATTAAAGTGATCGTCGTGGATGAGGATTTGATTCAGTTATTTGAAATTACTATGCTCGACAAGGTGTTCGAGATTTTTCCTGATTTATCTGCTGCGATGGAAGGATTCCAACTAGACGAGGAAGATTCCCACTGA
- a CDS encoding ComF family protein codes for MRGVSFLSLFFPKFCQHCGSYDFFSETVALCKPCTKKNYLPQKQNRESNQIKLSPDRFVFYDQAFYLQVRGSFEKTLFQSLKFENERQLGKYFCLGLRTLSKQIEADPPDLAVLVPSSSKSGPRPYHASYALFGKWKKLWKIREDTSLRKVSGDKQSSQGYERRFFHAKKAFQFTKSDRIMEGLHVLIVDDIFTTGATVNEIARLYKQAGVRKVTCVVLLLSGGD; via the coding sequence ATGAGAGGGGTTTCTTTTTTATCCTTATTCTTTCCTAAATTCTGCCAACATTGTGGTTCCTATGATTTTTTTTCGGAAACGGTTGCCCTTTGTAAACCTTGCACCAAAAAGAATTACCTCCCACAGAAACAAAACCGAGAATCAAACCAGATTAAACTTTCACCTGATCGTTTTGTTTTTTATGACCAAGCTTTTTATTTACAGGTAAGGGGTTCCTTTGAAAAGACTCTCTTTCAATCTTTAAAATTTGAGAACGAGAGACAACTTGGTAAATATTTTTGTTTGGGTCTACGGACACTCTCAAAACAGATAGAGGCTGATCCCCCTGATCTAGCGGTCCTTGTTCCTTCTTCGTCCAAATCAGGACCACGGCCGTATCATGCTTCTTACGCTCTTTTCGGGAAATGGAAAAAACTCTGGAAAATCAGGGAAGATACTAGTTTGCGTAAGGTTTCGGGGGACAAACAATCTTCCCAAGGTTACGAGAGGCGCTTTTTTCATGCAAAAAAGGCATTCCAATTCACAAAAAGTGATAGAATCATGGAAGGACTTCATGTTCTAATTGTAGATGATATATTTACGACGGGTGCCACTGTAAATGAAATTGCTAGGCTGTACAAACAGGCTGGAGTTCGAAAGGTGACATGCGTTGTATTACTGTTAAGCGGGGGTGATTGA
- a CDS encoding flagellar filament outer layer protein FlaA: MIALRNLRKLTLFLIWLGMVPIQAETGIWREILLENFELSNYNRENLRTKLEKGTKLPEITLSTNFTAPIPGSKQALVLRIPKDANFPFSLYFPKPIEVNAFIKEITIPIYSSQSNGNLTLIIESQDAEVRQLNLTSLNYRGWKSITVSISKNFDQNDRVFLQKSSIRILGFFYLPFENNDPNQEVLIAIDDITAIVRDKYRPLRNKEVLLED; this comes from the coding sequence ATGATTGCACTTAGAAACTTAAGGAAACTTACACTTTTTCTTATTTGGTTAGGAATGGTTCCAATTCAGGCGGAGACAGGAATTTGGCGGGAGATTTTACTCGAAAATTTTGAATTGTCCAACTACAATCGGGAAAACCTGCGTACTAAATTGGAAAAAGGTACAAAACTTCCAGAAATCACCCTTTCTACCAATTTTACTGCGCCCATCCCAGGATCGAAACAAGCACTTGTCTTAAGAATTCCCAAAGATGCTAATTTTCCTTTTTCTTTATATTTCCCCAAACCCATAGAAGTGAATGCCTTTATCAAAGAAATTACCATTCCCATATATTCTTCTCAATCTAATGGGAACCTAACATTGATCATAGAATCGCAGGATGCGGAAGTGAGACAATTGAATCTCACCTCACTAAACTATAGGGGATGGAAATCAATTACGGTTTCGATTTCTAAAAATTTCGATCAAAATGATAGAGTTTTTCTACAAAAAAGTTCCATAAGGATTCTCGGATTCTTTTATTTGCCATTTGAAAATAATGACCCAAACCAAGAGGTGCTCATTGCCATTGATGACATAACTGCCATTGTACGAGATAAATATAGACCGCTTCGTAACAAAGAAGTCCTTTTAGAAGATTGA
- a CDS encoding apolipoprotein N-acyltransferase: MKLARFLISREGIISVFCYTITAVFSFLSFAPLSLPFFVWVAPFGLFIIEKRNRGEWKKLIYHGFGFSILFYLVSFHWVYHMTTVFGGFDWYLAVPIFIGSAILLNFKFPVYLLVFSFLAKHVGRFFPVIASFSILLSEFFTPQVFPWYFGNVVAENQILAQNAEYTSAYGLSAFLFFVSYYLFYMRKPELFFRLIFSFLGKHKTLQKKFVFGGLGIVLVLVLFFGNGYYLFQKWSAVKPIAERDVLVIQPNAPLEFRDGRNPAEEIRNLMTRIDTMTEMELKKSPVDLIVLPESGVPFFTTHDTEVTRYSRIYWHQFESLMAILSLRHGANVFYNELDADLVSSAMPGHISRKDVRMYNSSVLMNPNGERKKSYQKVFLLIFGEYMPFEWMYALSGQTGQFAPGTSLDLIPYYESRKNPSSQPKDLHWEDTMIMGPAGVREFYSKDNVEEKQSGSFLPLICYEVIISEFVRKFQGDPDFIVNVTNDKWYGNSVESYQHHTLGRLRAIEFRKWIVRSTNSGTSVFTDHLGRNIDNDFTPIETTAVIRKKVQVIPGEMTFYRLYGNLLSYLYMGIVGLVLLFYAKRNS, encoded by the coding sequence ATGAAGCTGGCACGTTTTTTAATTTCACGCGAAGGTATCATATCCGTTTTTTGTTATACGATTACTGCCGTTTTTTCCTTCCTTTCCTTTGCCCCTTTAAGTTTGCCCTTTTTTGTTTGGGTGGCTCCATTTGGTCTTTTTATCATCGAAAAACGAAACAGGGGTGAGTGGAAAAAACTCATCTATCATGGGTTCGGATTTTCCATTCTATTTTATTTAGTGTCTTTCCATTGGGTTTACCATATGACCACAGTATTTGGTGGTTTTGATTGGTATTTAGCGGTGCCGATTTTTATTGGTTCGGCTATCCTATTAAATTTTAAATTCCCCGTGTATCTTCTCGTTTTTTCTTTTCTGGCAAAACATGTAGGTCGATTTTTCCCAGTCATCGCTTCGTTTTCCATTTTATTGTCTGAATTTTTTACTCCTCAAGTTTTCCCATGGTATTTTGGCAATGTTGTGGCCGAAAATCAAATTTTGGCGCAAAACGCCGAGTATACGAGTGCGTACGGATTGTCCGCATTTTTGTTTTTTGTTTCGTATTATTTGTTCTATATGAGAAAACCAGAATTGTTTTTCCGATTGATTTTTAGTTTTCTCGGTAAACACAAAACCCTGCAAAAGAAATTCGTTTTTGGTGGACTTGGGATTGTTTTGGTTCTCGTTTTGTTTTTTGGGAACGGTTATTATTTATTTCAAAAGTGGTCTGCTGTAAAACCCATTGCGGAACGAGATGTCCTCGTTATACAACCTAATGCACCACTAGAATTTCGCGACGGTCGTAATCCCGCAGAAGAGATTCGTAACCTTATGACTCGCATAGATACCATGACGGAGATGGAACTCAAAAAAAGTCCTGTTGATCTGATTGTATTGCCTGAGTCCGGGGTTCCCTTTTTTACTACCCATGATACGGAAGTCACTCGCTACAGTCGTATCTATTGGCACCAGTTTGAATCCCTTATGGCCATCCTCAGTCTCCGCCACGGAGCAAATGTTTTTTATAATGAGTTAGATGCCGATTTGGTTTCATCGGCAATGCCTGGCCACATTTCTAGAAAGGATGTTCGAATGTACAATTCGTCCGTTCTCATGAACCCAAATGGGGAACGAAAGAAAAGTTATCAAAAAGTTTTTTTACTCATCTTTGGAGAATACATGCCATTTGAATGGATGTATGCTCTGTCTGGACAAACGGGACAATTTGCACCGGGAACTAGTCTCGATCTGATCCCTTATTATGAATCACGAAAAAATCCATCCTCCCAACCAAAAGACTTACATTGGGAAGATACCATGATTATGGGGCCAGCGGGTGTTCGCGAATTTTATTCCAAAGACAACGTAGAAGAAAAACAATCGGGTAGTTTTTTGCCTTTAATTTGTTATGAAGTCATCATCTCTGAATTTGTAAGAAAGTTTCAAGGGGATCCTGACTTTATTGTTAATGTTACCAATGACAAATGGTATGGGAACTCCGTTGAATCCTACCAACACCACACTTTGGGACGACTCCGTGCCATCGAGTTTCGTAAATGGATTGTTAGGTCCACTAACTCGGGTACATCGGTGTTTACCGACCATCTAGGAAGAAATATCGATAATGACTTTACTCCGATTGAAACAACTGCTGTGATTCGAAAGAAAGTGCAGGTGATCCCTGGTGAAATGACTTTTTATCGGTTGTATGGAAATCTACTTTCCTATTTGTATATGGGAATTGTTGGTCTAGTGTTGTTATTTTATGCAAAAAGGAATTCTTAA
- a CDS encoding PIN/TRAM domain-containing protein produces the protein MKHLLSALGTIIVSSVSFFFLYSESQNLVLAGTLAGIILLYSLFLVLGERKLFPEIKADVVLCASVGALLALSIAAFPVSLLNDYGYKSIAIFVAVLLFLTGIKTGIAFSRKPGLAIFGGGAGGPGSSFQIPGLENANSHIRDKILDTSVVIDGRILDIADTHFLDGPLILPNFVLREIQLISDSSDPIKRARGRRGLEMLNKLQRKGSIEVKITYTDYSDTREVDAKLVKLARDTGGAVVTNDFNLNKVAELQGVRVLNLNNLANALKPVVLPGEEFQISVIKEGKDENQGIGYLEDGTMVVIENGGHLVGKDVRVVVTSIIQTAAGKMIFTKVQNGNNNYNKS, from the coding sequence ATGAAACACTTACTTTCAGCCCTTGGGACTATTATCGTCTCTTCGGTATCGTTTTTCTTCTTATATTCGGAATCGCAAAACCTCGTTTTGGCGGGGACTCTTGCTGGAATCATTCTCCTTTACTCCCTTTTCCTCGTGTTAGGTGAAAGAAAATTATTCCCTGAAATCAAAGCCGATGTTGTACTTTGTGCAAGCGTTGGAGCACTTCTTGCTTTGTCCATTGCGGCATTCCCGGTGAGTCTCCTCAACGATTACGGATATAAATCCATTGCTATCTTTGTAGCTGTTCTTTTGTTCCTTACTGGAATCAAAACAGGAATTGCTTTTTCCAGAAAACCGGGTCTTGCCATTTTTGGCGGTGGTGCTGGTGGACCAGGTTCTAGTTTTCAGATTCCTGGTTTGGAAAATGCAAACAGCCATATCCGCGACAAAATTCTAGACACTTCCGTTGTCATTGATGGTCGTATCTTAGATATCGCTGATACTCATTTTCTAGACGGTCCACTCATCCTTCCTAACTTTGTGTTACGGGAAATCCAACTCATTTCTGATTCTTCTGACCCGATCAAACGGGCTCGCGGAAGACGCGGATTGGAAATGCTGAACAAACTCCAAAGAAAAGGATCCATCGAAGTCAAAATCACTTATACTGATTATTCAGATACAAGAGAAGTCGATGCAAAACTTGTGAAACTCGCACGTGATACTGGCGGGGCGGTTGTAACAAACGACTTCAATTTAAACAAAGTAGCTGAATTACAAGGGGTTCGAGTTCTGAACTTAAATAACCTTGCCAATGCTTTAAAACCAGTGGTGCTTCCTGGGGAAGAATTCCAAATTTCCGTCATCAAAGAAGGAAAGGATGAAAACCAAGGTATCGGTTACTTAGAAGATGGGACTATGGTAGTCATTGAAAACGGTGGTCACTTAGTTGGAAAAGATGTACGTGTTGTAGTGACAAGTATCATCCAAACCGCTGCCGGTAAGATGATTTTCACAAAAGTGCAAAACGGTAACAATAACTACAACAAATCGTAA
- a CDS encoding CarD family transcriptional regulator, with product MATKKLNEKTKEPKFKVGDYVVYPIHGVGEVTEVAKKLILGKKKDCYSLEIQGSKMKVSIPVDRAMDVGIRSIIDKKEIKKVLTLLKKDEVDTEEDWKVRYQNNMNKIKSGSIFEVADVCRNLYRRAYGKELSIMERKLYESAYNLVKMEIALSKGVPQEEAGNIVSDVLAASVQGLAPAPPPKELDDDLDLE from the coding sequence TTGGCTACAAAAAAACTAAACGAAAAAACTAAAGAGCCTAAATTCAAGGTTGGGGATTATGTTGTATATCCCATCCATGGAGTAGGTGAAGTCACAGAAGTTGCTAAAAAGCTGATTCTGGGAAAGAAGAAAGACTGTTACAGTTTGGAAATTCAAGGTTCCAAAATGAAGGTCTCAATCCCGGTGGATCGCGCAATGGACGTGGGTATCCGGTCGATCATTGATAAAAAAGAGATCAAAAAAGTTCTCACTCTCCTAAAAAAGGATGAGGTCGACACGGAAGAGGACTGGAAGGTCCGTTACCAGAACAATATGAACAAGATCAAGTCTGGTTCCATTTTCGAAGTGGCTGATGTTTGCCGTAATCTTTACAGACGTGCCTATGGCAAAGAACTTTCCATTATGGAAAGAAAGCTCTATGAGAGCGCCTATAATTTAGTAAAGATGGAAATTGCACTTAGTAAAGGTGTACCCCAGGAAGAAGCAGGGAACATCGTCTCGGACGTGTTAGCGGCTTCGGTTCAGGGATTGGCTCCAGCACCACCTCCAAAAGAATTGGATGATGATCTAGATCTAGAATAA